A genomic window from Micromonospora violae includes:
- a CDS encoding GNAT family N-acetyltransferase: MLTIRREEPDDAEAVARVHVHGWQAGYAGFMPDEVLGRLNVVAWAQRRRDVGTADPEHPFTTLLGEVDGVVVGFTTFGPYRRNQDRDDLDPTVGEVVGLYVEPRCWGDGTAAALLDAAREGLTERGWAGYRAWVLADNQRARRFCERAGLSPDGERSTYQVPLAGGGPPVGLVELRYAGRLDR, encoded by the coding sequence ATGCTGACCATCCGCCGAGAGGAGCCGGACGACGCCGAGGCGGTCGCCCGGGTGCACGTGCACGGCTGGCAGGCGGGCTATGCCGGCTTCATGCCGGACGAGGTGCTCGGGCGGCTCAACGTGGTGGCCTGGGCGCAGCGCCGTCGCGACGTCGGCACGGCCGATCCGGAGCACCCGTTCACCACCCTGCTCGGCGAGGTGGACGGGGTGGTCGTCGGCTTCACCACCTTCGGGCCGTACCGCCGCAACCAGGACCGGGACGACCTGGACCCGACGGTCGGCGAGGTGGTGGGGCTGTACGTGGAGCCCCGCTGCTGGGGTGATGGAACCGCCGCCGCGCTGCTGGACGCCGCCCGCGAGGGGCTCACCGAGCGGGGCTGGGCCGGGTACCGGGCGTGGGTGCTGGCGGACAACCAGCGGGCCCGCCGGTTCTGCGAGCGCGCCGGACTGTCACCGGACGGTGAACGGTCGACCTACCAGGTGCCTCTGGCCGGCGGGGGCCCGCCGGTCGGGCTGGTCGAGCTGCGGTACGCCGGACGCCTCGACCGCTGA
- a CDS encoding winged helix-turn-helix domain-containing protein: MTAPESLSLAQARRVALAAQGFADPAPTGVPTRRHLRRVLGRVGLIQMDSVNVLQRAHYLPLYSRLGPYPTTLLDQAAYRRPRELFEYWGHEASLVPVELHPVLRWRMARAHSESWGGMRRIAQEQPELVAWVRDEVAARGPLTAAEIEHDAPRETGNWGWNWSAVKRALEFLFWAGEVAAAERSTSFARRYDLPERVLPAAVLAAPTPSDAEAYRTLVALAARSLGVAAEPELRDYFRLPLAGARQAVAELAEAGELVPVTVAGWRQPAWLHRSARLPRWVRGNTLVSPFDPLIWERARTERLFDFSYRIEIYVPAPQRVYGYYVLPFLQGDRFTARVDLKADRKAGVLLVPAAWREPGADPGETALALAAELYRLAGWLGLDAVAPPVAGDLAGPLTAALASVSGVP, from the coding sequence ATGACCGCACCGGAATCACTATCGCTCGCGCAGGCCCGCCGCGTGGCGCTCGCCGCCCAGGGCTTCGCCGACCCGGCGCCGACGGGCGTGCCCACCCGCCGGCACCTGCGCCGGGTGCTGGGGCGGGTCGGGTTGATCCAGATGGACTCGGTCAACGTGCTGCAACGCGCGCACTACCTGCCGCTCTACAGCCGGCTCGGGCCGTACCCGACCACGTTGCTGGACCAGGCCGCCTACCGACGCCCGCGCGAGCTTTTCGAATACTGGGGCCACGAGGCGTCGCTGGTCCCGGTGGAGCTGCACCCGGTGCTGCGCTGGCGGATGGCCCGCGCGCACAGCGAGTCCTGGGGCGGCATGCGGCGGATCGCCCAGGAGCAGCCGGAGCTGGTCGCCTGGGTCCGGGACGAGGTGGCCGCCCGAGGGCCGTTGACCGCCGCCGAGATCGAGCACGACGCGCCCCGGGAGACCGGCAACTGGGGGTGGAACTGGTCGGCGGTCAAGCGGGCGTTGGAGTTCCTGTTCTGGGCCGGTGAAGTGGCCGCCGCCGAACGCAGCACCTCGTTCGCCCGCCGCTACGACCTGCCCGAGCGGGTGCTGCCCGCCGCAGTGCTGGCCGCGCCCACCCCGAGCGACGCCGAGGCGTACCGCACGTTGGTGGCCCTCGCCGCGAGGTCGCTCGGGGTGGCGGCCGAGCCGGAGCTGCGCGACTACTTCCGGTTGCCGCTGGCCGGTGCCCGGCAGGCCGTCGCGGAGCTGGCCGAGGCCGGTGAGCTGGTGCCGGTCACCGTGGCGGGCTGGCGACAGCCGGCGTGGCTGCACCGGTCCGCCCGGCTGCCGCGCTGGGTGCGGGGCAACACACTGGTCAGTCCCTTCGATCCGCTGATCTGGGAACGTGCCCGCACCGAGCGGTTGTTCGACTTCAGCTACCGGATCGAGATCTACGTCCCGGCGCCGCAACGGGTCTACGGCTACTACGTGTTGCCGTTCCTCCAGGGCGACCGGTTCACCGCCCGGGTCGATCTGAAGGCCGATCGCAAGGCCGGGGTGCTGCTGGTGCCGGCGGCCTGGCGTGAGCCGGGCGCCGACCCGGGGGAGACCGCGCTGGCGCTCGCCGCCGAGCTGTACCGGCTCGCCGGCTGGCTCGGTCTGGACGCGGTGGCGCCGCCCGTGGCCGGTGACCTGGCCGGTCCGCTCACCGCCGCGTTGGCCAGCGTGTCCGGTGTACCGTGA
- a CDS encoding GNAT family N-acetyltransferase — protein MALGYVRPARPEDAGEIARIQLATWRVAYRRILPRHVLDNLDEAFLARRWSAAVLEPPSGAHRVLVAVEQAEQSYLVGFAASGPADSEALAPGEPADALGPDVAAVTDLLVEPRWGRRGHGSRLLAATVDLWREDGMSRAVAWAFDGDEATRSFLTSTGWEPDGAARALDVDDMLVPQVRLHVAVPAEKVE, from the coding sequence ATGGCTCTCGGGTACGTCCGCCCGGCGCGTCCCGAGGACGCCGGCGAGATCGCACGCATCCAGCTCGCGACCTGGCGGGTCGCGTACCGCCGGATCCTGCCTCGGCATGTGCTCGACAACCTGGACGAGGCGTTCCTCGCCCGGCGGTGGAGCGCCGCGGTGCTGGAGCCCCCCTCGGGCGCGCACCGGGTGCTGGTCGCCGTCGAACAGGCCGAGCAATCGTATCTGGTGGGGTTCGCCGCCTCCGGCCCGGCCGACAGCGAGGCCCTCGCCCCGGGCGAGCCGGCCGACGCGCTCGGCCCCGACGTGGCGGCGGTGACCGATCTGCTGGTGGAGCCGCGTTGGGGTCGGCGGGGGCACGGCAGTCGGCTGCTCGCCGCCACCGTCGACCTGTGGCGGGAGGACGGCATGAGTCGGGCGGTGGCCTGGGCGTTCGACGGTGACGAGGCGACCCGCTCGTTCCTCACCAGCACCGGGTGGGAGCCCGACGGGGCGGCCCGGGCGCTGGATGTCGACGACATGCTGGTGCCTCAGGTGCGCCTGCACGTGGCGGTACCGGCCGAGAAGGTCGAGTGA
- a CDS encoding glycosyltransferase family 87 protein, with protein sequence MAQGAKKTTAQVVGVVVLAAAVTGFLAVAAVRHGFFDLKVYYGALTWWVRDGGEIYDYLKPGTQYGFTYPPFAALVMLPMVYLPWSAAIVVSVLASVATTTVLIWWLVDPIARRAGWTRWFALAVALCLAAAFEPMRETVNFGQVNTLLLFLVAVDLLRLLPAGNRWTGVGIGLATAIKLTPGVFIVYLLVTGRWRAALTASGTAAGVSLLAAALFPDASREFWTEALWNTGRVGELAFVSNQSLRGVVARLNPEHPSTLLWLLLVLGTLALWAWRSRAAVAAGDEATGLALTGAVMCLVSPVTWVHHLVWLLPALILLVDNAMAAPAGRRRRVLLVAATIGYALLISRTVWFWEKDFTGVDGFLGSNAYVWISLALLAFLPIRRWLTPDGSAVEASGVPQLDQPDRRAPAGQRHLVGRPFTVR encoded by the coding sequence GTGGCGCAGGGTGCCAAGAAGACGACCGCGCAGGTCGTCGGGGTGGTGGTGCTCGCCGCGGCGGTAACCGGGTTCCTCGCCGTCGCCGCCGTCCGCCACGGGTTCTTCGACCTGAAGGTCTACTACGGCGCGTTGACCTGGTGGGTGCGCGACGGCGGGGAGATCTACGACTACCTCAAGCCGGGCACCCAGTACGGCTTCACCTATCCGCCGTTCGCCGCGCTGGTCATGCTGCCGATGGTGTACCTGCCGTGGTCGGCCGCGATCGTGGTGAGCGTCCTCGCCAGCGTGGCCACCACCACGGTGCTGATCTGGTGGTTGGTGGACCCGATCGCCCGCCGCGCCGGCTGGACCCGGTGGTTCGCCCTCGCCGTGGCGCTCTGCCTGGCCGCCGCGTTCGAGCCGATGCGGGAGACCGTCAACTTCGGCCAGGTCAACACGCTGCTGCTCTTCCTGGTGGCGGTGGACCTGCTGCGGCTGCTGCCGGCCGGCAACCGGTGGACCGGAGTGGGCATCGGCCTCGCCACGGCGATCAAATTGACCCCTGGCGTGTTCATCGTCTACCTGCTGGTGACCGGGCGGTGGCGGGCGGCGCTCACCGCCAGCGGCACGGCCGCCGGGGTGTCGCTGCTGGCCGCCGCGCTCTTCCCGGACGCGTCCCGGGAATTCTGGACCGAGGCGCTGTGGAACACCGGGCGGGTCGGCGAGCTGGCCTTCGTCTCCAACCAGTCGTTGCGCGGGGTGGTCGCCCGGCTGAACCCGGAGCACCCGAGCACCCTGCTGTGGTTGCTGTTGGTGCTCGGCACCCTGGCGCTGTGGGCCTGGCGGTCCCGGGCCGCGGTCGCGGCCGGCGACGAGGCGACCGGGCTGGCGCTGACCGGCGCCGTGATGTGCCTGGTCAGCCCGGTCACCTGGGTGCACCACCTGGTCTGGCTGCTGCCCGCGTTGATCCTGCTGGTCGACAACGCGATGGCCGCGCCGGCCGGCCGCCGCCGGCGGGTCCTGCTGGTCGCCGCGACCATCGGGTACGCGCTGCTGATCAGCCGAACCGTCTGGTTCTGGGAGAAGGACTTCACCGGTGTCGACGGCTTCCTGGGCAGCAACGCCTACGTGTGGATCAGCCTGGCGCTGCTGGCCTTCCTGCCGATCCGCCGGTGGTTGACCCCGGACGGGTCAGCGGTCGAGGCGTCCGGCGTACCGCAGCTCGACCAGCCCGACCGGCGGGCCCCCGCCGGCCAGAGGCACCTGGTAGGTCGACCGTTCACCGTCCGGTGA